From a region of the uncultured Draconibacterium sp. genome:
- the odhB gene encoding 2-oxoglutarate dehydrogenase complex dihydrolipoyllysine-residue succinyltransferase — translation MIIEIKVPSPGESITEVEIGSWLVEDGAVVAKDQEIAEVESDKATLTIVASEGGKIEIKAEEGEAVEVGAVVCTIDTSVEAPAAPAEPKEKEEAPEEEKEKPEAKAAEEKKSVPESSEHDKVKVTSVAKEMMKEHDLSLDDVINGLKRLGKKEVEAVVNAPQATAAAIPQKEATRDEERQRMSSLRRKLSARLISVKNETAMLTTFNEIDMSYVMDMRKKYQQKFVDIHGFKVGFMSFFTKAVATAMDFHPMVNAQIDGEEIVMPQFVDVGIAVSTPKGLMVPIVRNAESKSIPAIELEIKELAEKARNKKITVEELQGGTFTITNGGVFGSLLSTPILNPPQSGILGMHNIVERPVAVNGQVVIRPMMYVALSYDHRIIDGKDSVGFLVKLKELLENPERLFTGGKDAGELMLGI, via the coding sequence ATGATTATTGAAATCAAAGTTCCCAGTCCGGGAGAATCCATAACCGAAGTTGAAATTGGCAGTTGGCTTGTTGAAGACGGAGCCGTTGTTGCCAAAGACCAGGAAATAGCCGAAGTGGAATCGGATAAGGCCACACTGACCATTGTTGCCAGCGAAGGCGGTAAAATAGAGATAAAAGCCGAAGAAGGAGAAGCTGTTGAGGTTGGAGCCGTAGTTTGTACTATCGATACAAGCGTGGAAGCACCGGCTGCACCTGCAGAACCAAAGGAGAAAGAAGAGGCTCCTGAAGAAGAAAAAGAGAAGCCGGAAGCTAAAGCAGCTGAAGAAAAAAAGAGTGTCCCCGAATCGTCGGAACATGATAAAGTGAAAGTTACATCGGTGGCCAAGGAAATGATGAAAGAGCATGACCTTTCGCTTGACGATGTGATTAATGGCTTGAAACGATTAGGCAAAAAAGAAGTGGAAGCCGTGGTAAATGCACCACAAGCAACGGCTGCCGCCATTCCTCAAAAAGAGGCTACGCGCGACGAAGAACGTCAGCGTATGTCGAGCCTGCGACGAAAGTTAAGTGCACGCCTTATTTCTGTGAAAAACGAAACGGCAATGCTTACCACTTTCAACGAGATCGACATGAGCTATGTAATGGATATGCGCAAAAAGTATCAGCAAAAATTTGTGGATATACATGGATTCAAAGTGGGTTTTATGTCGTTTTTTACCAAGGCTGTTGCAACGGCAATGGATTTCCATCCGATGGTGAATGCACAAATCGATGGTGAAGAAATTGTAATGCCTCAGTTTGTTGATGTGGGTATAGCGGTATCAACACCAAAAGGTTTGATGGTGCCAATTGTACGCAATGCCGAAAGTAAATCGATACCTGCAATTGAACTCGAAATTAAAGAACTTGCCGAAAAAGCACGAAATAAAAAGATTACGGTTGAAGAATTGCAGGGAGGAACATTTACCATTACCAATGGTGGCGTTTTTGGCTCGTTATTATCGACACCAATTCTTAACCCGCCGCAATCAGGAATTCTGGGTATGCACAACATTGTTGAGCGACCTGTTGCTGTTAACGGACAAGTAGTTATTCGCCCGATGATGTACGTGGCACTGTCGTACGATCATCGTATTATCGATGGTAAAGATTCGGTAGGTTTCCTGGTGAAACTAAAAGAATTACTTGAGAATCCGGAGCGTTTATTTACCGGAGGAAAAGATGCCGGAGAGCTGATGCTGGGGATCTAG